The genomic region CAGGGATGTGGTGACCGGGTGGGGGTCTGAGAAGATGACTTTTTCAGTGGAGGACAGCATGGTCTTTCGGGTGAGCGACTACGTCTGCGGGAGGACTGTCATGATACGTGCGGATAAGCCCGCCGCTCGCCTGGATAGGCGGCTCATCGCCGCCCTGGCCGAAGGAAATAAGGCCATCCTGGAATTATCAGTAGAGCAAAAGGATAGGCCAGAGCCCTCGCTTGACGCTTTATTTAAAGAGGTCTAGGCATGGCGGAAGAGCAGAAGCCCTTTGATATCGAGGAACTTAAAAAAGAGCTTGCTGACATCAAGAGTGAGCTGATGCGGAAGGAGCTCGAGGAGATCAAGCACGAAAAGATGCGCCAGGAGTTGGAGGAGCTTAAGGCGGAGCAGGCGCAAAAGCATGAGCCTCAGCGGTACTCGCCCTTGCCCAGGCTTTCCATCATTACGGCGCTCATGGCAGTTCTGACGCTGGTAATGGCCGGATACATGCTTGGCACGCTCTTCACGTATAATCTGGCCGGGGACATCGATAAGTACATTGCCAGCTATAGCTGCCCTATCAGCGGTAGCATGGTGGTCGCCATCGTGAGCGTCGTCCTGATATTCATCGGGCTTGGCTTTGTGACGATGGCGAAGAGGTGAGGGCGGGCAGCATGACGACGAAGCGGCAGCCTTTCGTGTAGTCGCCCGGGACGCGGTCCTCCACCCATACCTTTCCGTGAAAGTCGTCTACTAGCGCCTTCACGAGGTATAGGCCCAGCCCGTGGCCGGCGGCCCCGAAATCGCCCCGCTGGTAGCGCGTGAACAATTTTTTCTTCACGTCGTCGGGGATGCCCGGGCCATTATCGCTGATATCGAAGCGATAAAGCGTCTGGCTGCCCTCGAGGACGTGGCTCACTTTAGCCTCCACGGCTACCGCTCCTCTGGAATGCTTAATGGCGTTGCCGATGATGTTTGAAAACACGTCCTTTAGCAGGTCATCGGCCATGACGTAGCATGGGCCTGGCGGAGAGAATTGAATCGTCACGTCACGGCCAGGCACGTGTGAATATTGCGATATCACCTCATGGAGGATGCGGCATGCGTCCACTTTTTCGCGCTTTACGGCGCCTTCTTTGGCGAGCTGGAGCTTCCTCACCGTATCGATAAGCCTTGAGCTGTCATAGAGCGCTTCGAGGGGCTTAAGCAAATACTGCCTGTCCTCGCCGCTCAGCTTTAGCCTGTCCATGGCCAGCTCGAGGTAGCCGATGCCCATCTGGTTCATGTTATTGATGTCGTGGCCCATCAAGTCTATGTAAAGCTCGGCCTGCCTCTTCGCCTCCTCGATTTCCTCCTCCGCCCTTTTACGCTCGCTGATATCGATGAACGTGACCACCGCGCCGGTGACGGAGCTGTCCACTGTGACAGGGTTTGACGAGTATTCTACCGGGAACGTCGTGCCGTCCTTTCGCCAGAATACGTCATCGCTATCGCGATAGCCCACGCCGGTGGCCAGCGTCCTGGCCACACAGCACTCCTCTCTTATCCTGGGCTTTCCATCGCGTTTTGTATGATGGATAAGGTCGTGCACGTTTTTGCCTATGACCTCTTCCATCGAATAGCCGAGCATCTTGAGCGCCGACCTGTTGATGAGCGTACACCGGCCCTGGCCATCTACGCCGTATATTCCCTCGTCCGTCGATTCCAGCAGGAGCCGTACGCTATCGTACAGCTTATCCCTCTTTTCCGACAGGTATCCCACGACGAGCGCGACGATGATAAAAATTCCCGCGCGTATGAACGTGTCCGGGATTATCCTTCCTGCAAGGTAGTAGCCTATTGCGACGTGCGAGAGGCCGAGGAATAAGGCGATGAAGACCGCTTTCCTGTGATACCACACGCCTGCCAGTATTATGGGAATGTAAAAGAGGTGGGTGTACACGACGTCGATGCCCATTACCGCGTTAACGTATAAAGTTATGACTATGCATGCAAGGATGATGAAAGCTAGTAGGGCCTTGTTTTGCGCGCCTTGCCTGAACGTGGAGATGGATTGGGCCATACCATGATATTTTAATAGCCTGGTAATTATAAAATAAAGTGCCGGTTTTTATTGGCCACCCAACCGTAAACCCATAAATCAGCGCTCACGGAAGATTAAAAAAGTTACAATATTTAGGGGCATAAATACACGTTTTTACCATAATACCCGA from Methanocella conradii HZ254 harbors:
- a CDS encoding DUF371 domain-containing protein, which gives rise to MHKEVVHGRGHPNVTGTHRSTFEITRDEEISKSADCIIVVGADKGAASLSDGFKKAAAHDDAFITCVIEAGGFRDVVTGWGSEKMTFSVEDSMVFRVSDYVCGRTVMIRADKPAARLDRRLIAALAEGNKAILELSVEQKDRPEPSLDALFKEV
- a CDS encoding two-component system sensor histidine kinase NtrB, with amino-acid sequence MAQSISTFRQGAQNKALLAFIILACIVITLYVNAVMGIDVVYTHLFYIPIILAGVWYHRKAVFIALFLGLSHVAIGYYLAGRIIPDTFIRAGIFIIVALVVGYLSEKRDKLYDSVRLLLESTDEGIYGVDGQGRCTLINRSALKMLGYSMEEVIGKNVHDLIHHTKRDGKPRIREECCVARTLATGVGYRDSDDVFWRKDGTTFPVEYSSNPVTVDSSVTGAVVTFIDISERKRAEEEIEEAKRQAELYIDLMGHDINNMNQMGIGYLELAMDRLKLSGEDRQYLLKPLEALYDSSRLIDTVRKLQLAKEGAVKREKVDACRILHEVISQYSHVPGRDVTIQFSPPGPCYVMADDLLKDVFSNIIGNAIKHSRGAVAVEAKVSHVLEGSQTLYRFDISDNGPGIPDDVKKKLFTRYQRGDFGAAGHGLGLYLVKALVDDFHGKVWVEDRVPGDYTKGCRFVVMLPALTSSPSSQSQAR